Proteins encoded in a region of the Trypanosoma brucei brucei TREU927 chromosome 5, complete sequence genome:
- a CDS encoding variant surface glycoprotein (VSG, atypical), putative (Similar to GP:1791291: metacyclic variable antigen variant surface glycoprotein 7 {Trypanosoma brucei}(PMID:9305933)), whose product MHILKFATLIAAAVIATAGADKQSKNRADCTDPCTCMARIDVALNRLEGAMPQTLQKIASNAAYMSELQMAAGSTDAELAKLVQPLLAVAIDVQQDATTDLPTASKTISETLNALTQRKALFEAIKKLSGTYDGSIITKTSGHFGTAQYTAAPIVAVQREPCPKLSGTEEYTYDELNFDHGQGIGLPQLAIELDQACYKNTEGTPCDANDGSDKLKTKIKFGTKHGPAGTSPLANGRFATTVQGTINLSNETAADNKKKLSKAAAADAKLTNIPDLSKRETYTSHPAFSLLVNRLLMSTAPTVEITGQVATATEAFINKNYGSDQEQFKAKIWDKIKTATTVYYENKAKKTKKVSALSGDQKVTALPAAFFKEQKETTTTKKETAEDAPKKTDTEDKKGEKKDGDKTSGESFSSYQTKDACEAVNKDGKKHCGWKRKVIATPKRIKKPAQTVVFSSIKKLALCVAAAFVSILVF is encoded by the coding sequence atgcaTATCCTAAAATTCGCCACTTTGATCGCAGCAGCGGTGATTGCAACAGCCGGCGCCGATAAGCAGAGCAAGAACAGAGCAGATTGCACGGACCCGTGCACATGCATGGCTAGAATCGATGTCGCCCTGAACAGACTGGAGGGCGCAATGCCGCAAACGCTACAGAAAATAGCGTCCAACGCCGCTTATATGTCGGAATTGCAAATGGCAGCCGGCTCGACAGATGCAGAACTAGCCAAACTGGTGCAGCCACTACTGGCAGTGGCAATCGATGTGCAGCAGGATGCAACAACTGACCTACCAACAGCTAGCAAAACAATATCAGAAACGCTTAATGCGCTAACACAGCGCAAGGCACTCTTTGAGGCAATCAAAAAATTAAGCGGCACATATGACGGGAGCATCATTACGAAAACCTCCGGACACTTCGGAACTGCACAGTACACGGCAGCGCCCATAGTAGCTGTCCAACGAGAACCGTGCCCGAAACTAAGCGGCACGGAAGAATACACATACGATGAACTAAATTTTGACCACGGCCAAGGGATAGGTTTACCGCAGCTAGCAATCGAACTGGACCAAGCCTGTTACAAAAACACCGAAGGGACCCCGTGCGACGCCAACGACGGGTCTGACaaactaaaaacaaaaattaaatttGGGACAAAACACGGGCCGGCAGGAACGTCACCACTTGCCAACGGCCGATTCGCGACCACAGTACAGGGGACAATAAACCTAAGCAACGAAACGGCAGcggacaacaaaaaaaaactaagcaAAGCTGCAGCCGCAGACGCCAAACTAACCAACATACCGGACCTcagcaaaagagaaacatacacatCGCACCCGGCATTCAGTTTGCTGGTAAACCGACTGCTCATGTCAACAGCGCCGACCGTGGAAATCACAGGGCAAGTAGCGACAGCGACAGAAGCGtttataaacaaaaattatggCAGCGACCAAGAGCAGTTTAAAGCAAAGATATGGGACAAGATAAAAACAGCCACAACAGTATACTACGAAAATAAGGccaaaaaaacgaaaaaggtcAGCGCCCTAAGTGGAGACCAGAAAGTCACCGCACTACCAGCTGCATTTTTTAAGgagcaaaaagaaacgacaacaacgaaaaaagagACGGCAGAAGACGCACCGAAGAAAACAGatacagaagacaaaaaaggagaaaagaaagacggggatAAAACATCAGGGGAAAGTTTCTCTAGTTATCAAACCAAGGATGCATGTGAGGCAGTTAACAAGGATGGCAAAAAGCATTGCGgctggaaaaggaaagtgataGCGACCCCGAAAAGGATAAAGAAACCTGCCCAAACGGTAGTTTTCTCctcaataaaaaaattagctCTGTgtgtggctgctgcttttgtgagtatTCTAGTATTTTAA